From Vanrija pseudolonga chromosome 1, complete sequence, a single genomic window includes:
- the syj2 gene encoding Inositol-1,4,5-trisphosphate 5-phosphatase 2, whose translation MAQPLSVFLTTFNTGLQGSKAQEQDLSSWLIPGLQNAELAPYGATPDIYAVAVQELLPLHLAFSGLSGPVLNTLSHRMENILSQHATSLSKDGSPDTYHAVAKIAHVGVALWVFARDKTTAGRLGRAETSSVGLWRFGLGNKAAVGVRLPVQRGANGGGWETLTFVSTHLEAHDHNIGLRNEQYEKILSSLIFTPQDGSHQRLQPFHTSHLFIMGDLNYRLSRLPRSTSPGQENGEGRDAVKLQKERADCVAYDTLKKEQSMGRAFGFLREGDLTGFAPTYKRIPNEVEGYSKKRIPGWTDRIFFSSHTDPVELYEPNTPAYLAPATTTQIIQFDSSPEVVFSDHKPVHAVLILPPVQHNAQSPLVAPVIPEPPSNRYRVRPQAIPEDQRRREAIIGHVLDRLIGFPWLLIVILGFGNVKHGGGVAAFLILAYNLYRTGIFMGAASP comes from the exons ATGGCCCAGCCGCTCTCCGTCTTCCTGACAACATTCAACACGGGTCTGCAGGGATCCAAAGCCCAGGAGCAGGATCTCTCTAGCTGGCTCATCCCAGGCCTGCAAaatgccgagctcgcgccatATGGCGCCACGCCAGACATCTACGCCGTGGCCGTGCAGGAGCTGCTGCCACTTCACCTGGCTT TCTCCGGCCTCTCTGGCCCAGTGCTCAACACGCTGAGCCACCGGATGGAGAACATCCTGTCGCAGCACGCCACATCGCTGAGCAAGGACGGCTCGCCAGACACATACCACGCCGTGGCCAAGAttgcgcacgtcggcgtcgcgctgtgGGTGTTTGCGCGTGacaagacgacggcgggcagGCTCGGCCGTGCCGAGACGTCGAGCGTCGGTCTGTGGCGCTTCGGCCTGGGCAACAAGGCGGCCGTCGGTGTCCGGCTGCcggtgcagcgcggcgccaacggcggcggatGGGAGACTCTGAC TTTTGTCTCGACCCATCTCGAGGCGCACGACCACAACATTGGTCTCCGGAACGAGCAATACGAGAAGATCCTCTCGTCGCTCATCTTCACGCCGCAGGATGGCTCGCACCAGCGCCTGCAGCCGTTCCACACGTCGCACCTGTTCATCATGGGCGACCTGAACTACCGCCTGAGCCGgttgccgcgctcgacgtcgccgggGCAGGAGAacggcgagggccgcgacgcgGTCAAGCTGCagaaggagcgcgccgactgcGTCGCGTACGACACGCTCAAGAAGGAGCAGTCGATGGGGCGCGCGTTCGGCTTCCtccgcgagggcgacctgACGGGCTTTGCGCCCACGTACAAGCGTATCCccaacgaggtcgagggctACAGCAAGAAGCGTATCCCCGGCTGGACGGACCGcatcttcttctcgtcgcaCACGGACCCCGTCGAGCTGTACGAGCCCAACACGCCGGCGTACCTCGCGCccgcgaccacgacgcagATTATCCAGTTTGACTCGTCGCCCGAGGTCGTGTTTTCCGACCACAAGCCAGTCCACGCCGTGCTCATCCTCCCGCCCGTCCAGCACAACGCCCAGTcgcccctcgtcgcgcccgtcATCCCCGAGCCCCCGTCAAACAGGTACCGCGTGCGCCCGCAGGCCATCCCCGAGgaccagcgccggcgcgaggccaTCATCGGCCAcgtcctcgaccgcctcaTCGGCTTCCCGTGGCTCCTCATTGTCATCCTCGGCTTTGGCAACGTcaagcacggcggcggcgtcgccgcgttcctcatcctcgcgtACAACCTGTACCGCACGGGCATCTTCATGGGCGCTGCGTCCCCTTAG
- the APL4 gene encoding AP-1 complex subunit gamma-1, which translates to MSGHYNLKSLIKAIRACKTLADERAVIQKESAAIRTSFKEEDSFARHNNIAKLLYIHMLGYPAHFGQIECLKLVASPRFSDKRLGYLGIMLLLDENQEVLTLVTNSLKNDMNHSNMYAVGLALCTFANISSEEMSRDLSNEIEKLLGSSNTYIRKKAALCALRIIRRVPDLLDHFTSKAKALLQDRNHGVLLAGITLVTEMCEIDEAVTNEFRQATPLLVKHLKSLVTTGFSPEHDVGGISDPFLQVKVLRLLRFLGRGDAEASEIMNDILAQVATNTDSSKNVGNAILYETVLTVLDIEADSGLRVMAINILGKFLTNRDNNIRYVALHTLNKVVGIDTNAVQRHRNTILDCLRDGDISIRRRALELSYALINESNVRIMTRELLAFLEVADNEFKLGLTTQIWLAAERFAPNKRWHIDTALRVLKTAGNYVREEILSAFIRLVAHTPELQFYTTQRLFQALSSDLSQESLTLGSVWIIGEFGDVLLQGGTIDDGEEVKPVTDVAMVDLFETVLNSPYANTIIRQHVLTAAAKLSARFAELSTANSAAQQERINALMAGYSNNLELEIQQRSVEFGNLLNMNDAKKDVLERMPPPEIRATIMGTVSERRSVGTTRQDKDTVVDLIGDDIGSAPANGAGSAASLQSTQDLLADIFGSSDVSAAPSAAASPTAAAPPRSAAQDIMSLFDSSPASASPQASSPPPASSGAGSLFDLVTPTPTSTAPAPAPAAAPRPAQPPAQQAPQLQSYPAYDKNGLKITLTPRVSPTQPGVVQILARFTSTAPIQGVNFQVAVPKTQQLQMQAMSKSDVLPGSTETQQMRILAPAGAQIRLRLRITYTRDGQAVADQQDFAGFPANLTGGK; encoded by the exons ATGAGCGGGCACTACAACCTCAAAT CGCTCATCAAGGCCATCCGCGCCTGCAAG ACGCTGGCAGATGAGCGGGCCGTGATCCAGAAGGAGTCGGCGGCGATTCGT ACCTCGTTCAAGGAGGAAGACTCGTTCGCACGGCACAACAACATTGCCAAGCTCCTCTACATCCACATGCTGGGATACCCAGCACACTTTGGACAGATTGAATGtctcaagctcgtcgccagcccGCGCTTCAGCGACAAGCGCCTGGGATACCTCGGCATcatgctcctcctcgacgagaacCAGGAGGTGCTGACCCTCGTGACCAACTCGCTGAAGAA CGACATGAACCACTCGAACATGTAcgcggtcggcctcgccctctgcACGTTTGCCAACATCTCGTCCGAGGAAATGTCGCGTGACTTGAGTAATGAGATTGAAAAGCTCTTGGGGAGCAGCAACACGTACATCCGCAAGAAG GCCGCCCTCTGCGCGCTCCGCATCATCCGTCGTGTGCCCGACCTCCTGGACCACTTCAcgtccaaggccaaggccctTCTGCAGGATCGCAACCACGGCGTCCTGCTCGCTGGCATCACCCTCGTGACTGAGATGTGCGAGATTGACGAGGCCGTGACAAACGAGTTCCGCCAGGCCACACCCCTCCTGGTCAAGCACCTCAAGTCGCTCGTCACCACTGGATTCAGCCCAGaacacgacgtcggcggcatcaGCGACCCCTTCCTCCAGGTCAAGGTTCTCCGCCTGCTGCGCTTCCTCGGCCgcggtgacgccgaggccagtgAGATTATGAACGACATCCTCGCCCAGGTCGCCACCAACACCGACTCGTCCAAGAACGTCGGCAACGCCATCCTCTACGAGACCGTCCTGACCGTGCTCGACATTGAGGCTGACAGCGGCCTCCGTGTCATGGCCATCAACATCCTCGGCAAGTTCCTCACCAACAGAGACAACAACATTCGCTACGTTGCCCTCCACACCCTCAACAAGGTCGTTGGCATTGACACAAACGCCGTCCAGCGTCACCGCAACACCATCCTCGACTGTCTCCGCGACGGAGACATTTCTatccgtcgtcgtgcgctcGAGCTCTCGTACGCTCTCATCAACGAGAGCAACGTCAGAATCATGACCCGTGAACTGcttgccttcctcgaggtcgccgacaaCGAGTTCAAGCTCGGTTTGACGACTCAGATctggctcgcggccgagcgctTTGCCCCCAACAAGCGCTGGCACATTGACACAGCGCTTAGAGTGCTCAAGACCGCGGGCAACTATGTCCGCGAGGAGATTCTCTCTGCCTTTATCCGCTTGGTGGCCCACACCCCCGAGCTTCAGTTCTACACTACCCAGCGCCTGTTCCAGGCGTTGTCGTCTGACCTGTCCCAGGAGTCGCTCACGCTCGGCTCTGTGTGGATCATCGGCGAGTTTGGCGATGTCCTGCTGCAGGGCGGCACcattgacgacggcgaggaggtcaagcCCGTGACTGACGTTGCGATGGTCGACCTGTTTGAGACTGTGCTCAACTCTCCCTACGCCAACACGATCATCCGCCAGCATGTCCTTACTGCCGCGGCCAAGCTTTCGGCACGATTCGCCGAGCTGAGCACGGCCAACTCGGCTGCCCAGCAGGAGCGTATCAACGCTCTCATGGCCGGCTACTCGAacaacctcgagctcgagatccAGCAGCGTAGTGTCGAGTTTGGCAACCTGTTGAACATGAACGACGCCAAGAAGGATGTGCTGGAGCGCATGCCTCCACCAGAGATCCGGGCTACGATTATGGGTACGGTCAGCGAGCGGAGGTCGGTTGGTACGACGAGACAGGACAAGGACACGGTCGTGGATCTCATTGGCGACGACATTGGCTCTGCGCCGGCCAACGGCGCTggttcggcggcgtcgctccAGTCGACGCAGGACCTGCTGGCCGACATTTTCGGCTCGTCCGAcgtgagcgccgcgccctcggctGCCGCTTCTCCtaccgctgctgctcccccACGATCGGCTGCCCAGGACATTATGAGCCTGTTCGACTCGTCGCCAGCTTCTGCGTCCCCTCAAGCGTCGTCTCCTCCCCCAGCATCGTCTGGTGCCGGCTCTCTGTTCGACCTTGTCACTCCCACCCCAACCTCCAccgcccctgcccctgcccctgccgcGGCTCCCcggccagcccagcccccGGCTCAGCAAGCACCCCAGCTGCAGTCCTACCCCGCCTACGACAAGAACGGTCTCAAGATTACGCTCACACCACGAGTGTCACCTACGCAGCCCGGTGTTGTGCAGATCCTGGCCCGGTTCACGTCGACTGCACCGATCCAGGGCGTCAACTTCCAGGTTGCAGTTCCAAAG ACACAGCAGCTGCAGATGCAGGCCATGTCCAAGTCGGACGTGCTTCCCGGCTCTACCGAGACGCAGCAGATGCGCATCCTCGCACCTGCCGGCGCGCAGATCCGTCTGCGCTTGCGCATCACGTACACGCGGGACGgccaggccgtcgccgaccagCAGGACTTTGCTGGCTTCCCTGCCAACCTCACTGGGGGCAAGTAA
- the CNA04680 gene encoding Succinate dehydrogenase assembly factor 2, mitochondrial has translation MSAALRLLTRARPARLATRAFSTTPLARADPFPLPLSREMIEANKLRNPQDVVEEWGMPTPIDRTGETPQALRARLIYQTRKRGVLEADLLLSTFARDQLPGMDVAQMQEFDKFLDEPDWDIYYWCVDKKPVPERWAKTELMAKLRKHARNDEKVSRRMPELTEVLK, from the exons ATGTCCGCTGCACTCCGCCTCCTCACCCGCGCGAGGCCAGCGCGCCTCGCCACCCGCGCCTTCTCCACAAcccccctcgcccgcgccgaccccttccccctccccctgtCGCGCGAGATGATCGAGGCGAACAAGCTGCGCAACCCGCaggacgtcgtcgaggaatGGGGCATGCCGACGCCCATCGACCGCACGGGCGAGACGCCGCAGGcgctccgcgcgcgcctgaTCTACCAGACGCgcaagcgcggcgtgctcgaggccgacctgctGCTGAGCACGTTTGCGCGCGACCAGCTGCCGGGGATGGATGTGGCGCAGATGCAGGAGTTTGACAAG ttcctcgacgagcccgactgGGACATCTACTACTGGTGTGTCGACAAGAAGCCCGTGCCCGAGCGCTGGGCCAAGACGGAGCTCATGGCCAA GCTGCGCAAGCACGCGCGCAACGACGAAAAGGTCTCGCGCCGCATGCCCGAGCTCACCGAGGTGCTCAAGTAG
- the xdhA_0 gene encoding putative D-xylulose reductase A — protein MTAATTFTPRDNPAFILHGKLQTSYEELPVPEVGPDEVLVEVKHTGICGSDVHFYNSGKLGLVSCSSAMCLGHESAGEVVQLGANLAAKAASAAQANGSAPAGAAPLQLGDRVALEPGTTCRMCDDCRRGQYQICEHMEFAAYPPHHGTLCRYYKLPYDLVYRLPDSVPTIYGAMMEPLSVAVHSVANVGGLRTNQNVLIFGAGPVGLLCMAAAKGLGAGRIIGVDINEERLAFAKGYAATDVYIPPKQNEGESRPDYSLRAARDLLASLRIPERGHGSIDLVVDATGAETCIQIGLNAVRPGGTFVQTGFGNPDVTIPMFRTVTNEIVLKGSWRYGSGDYPLSIDLVARGLVDLKPLLTHTFTFENALEAFELTRAGKDKDGKPVIKCVIHGPE, from the exons atgaCTGCCGCTACGACCTTCACGCCGCGCGACAACCCCGCGTTCATTCTCCATGGCAAGCTGCAGACGAGCTacgaggag TTGCCCGTTCCAGAGGTCGGGCcggacgaggtgctcgtcgaggtcaagcACACT GGCATCTGTGGCTCGGACGTGCACT tTTACAACTCgggcaagctcggcctcgtgtCCTGCAGCTCCGCCATGTGTCTAGGACACGAGTCAGCCGGCGAGGTAGTCCAGCTGggcgccaacctcgccgcgaaggctgcgtcggcggcgcaggccaacgggtccgcgccggccggcgccgcgccgctgcagctcggcgaccgcgtcgcgctcgagccgggCACCACGTGCCGCATGTGCGATGACTGCCGGCGGGGGCAGTACCAGATCTGCGAGCACATGGAGTTTGCAGCGTACCCTCCGCACCATGGCACGTTGTGCCGGTACTACAAGCT CCCCTACGACCTCGTGTACCGCCTGCCGGACTCGGTGCCGACCATCTACGGCGCGATGATGGAGCCGCTCAGCGTGGCCGTGCACTCTGTCGCGAACGTTGGCGGGCTGCGGACGAACCAGAACGTGCTGATCTTTGGCGCTGGGCCCGTCGGGCTGCTGTGCATGGCTGCTGCGAAGGGGCTGGGCGCGGGACGCATCATCGGGGTGGATATCAACGAGGAGCGGCTGGCGTTCGCAAAGGGCTACGCCGCGACCGACGTTTACATCCCGCCCAAGCAGAACGAGGGCGAGTCGCGCCCAGACTAcagcctgcgcgcggcgcgcgacctgctcgcgtCGCTGCGTATCCCCGAGCGCGGGCACGGCAGCATCGACCTGGTAGTCGACGCCACTGGCGCCGAGACGTGCATCCAGATCGGGCTGAATGCTGTTCGGCCGGGCGGGACGTTCGTGCAGACCGGCTTTGGTAACCCCGACGTCACGATCCCCATGTTCCGCACCGTCACCAACGAGATCGTGCTCAAGGGCTCGTGGCGGTACGGCTCGGGCGACTACCCCCTGTCGATTGACCTCGTTGCGCGTGGGCTTGTCGACCTCAAGCCCCTCCTCACGCACACGTTTACGTTCGAAaacgcgctcgaggcgttcgagctcacgcgcgccggaaaggacaaggacggcaagcccgTAATCAAGTGTGTCATCCACGGCCCCGAGTAG
- the ILV2 gene encoding Acetolactate synthase, mitochondrial — protein sequence MLSRPAARLLRAQPSARVPALTRYISTPSSSSSSSSAATKKAGKPLHTSSSQHVAATNPANVEYAGIKGRNTMTPEAKERIRDHARRIQSSAVASDPAAAVRPAPAPHFQAPPHQNTAESPYAVSEEDPNIRDGYDHSFIGLSGGQIFHEMMLRHDVKQIFGYPGGAILPVFDAIHDSPHFNFVLPRHEQGAGHMAEGYARITGKPGVVLVTSGPGATNVITPMQDALSDGIPMVVFCGQVATNLIGSDAFQEADVVGISRSCTKWNVMVKDVAELPRRINEAFKIATTGRPGPVLVDLPKDVTAAILRTPIPAKTVQPGNSALPANPLAPVVTNTSPGESHLITKAADLINRAKRPIIYAGNGVLSSPEGPELLRQLSEIGDIPVTTTLQGLGAYDERADKSLHMIGMHGAAYANFAMQEADVVIALGARFDDRITGKVDTFAPAAKQAAQEGTGGIIHFEIQPKNINKIIEANIPILGDVVASLRELVPQIKEVDRSAWISRIKGNKEKYPFTFTPSKAGERMKPQEIVKELDRQAEAIGKEKVIISTGVGQHQMWACQYYRWSEPRSFISSGGLGTMGFGLPAAIGAKVAAPEKIVVDIDGDASFSMTAMELQTANQYNIGVKVLLFNNEFQGMVEQWQDLFYENRYSHTRMSNPDFQKLSEAMGAKALKCEKKEDLPRLMKEFLEYDNSRPIVFEVMVSSEHVYPMVPAGKALHEQILHPLLRGKTA from the exons ATGCTCTCAAGGCCTGCCgctcgcctcctccgcgcgcagccctcggcgcgcgtccCCGCCCTCACAAGGTATATCTCGAccccttcttcctcgtcgtcgtcatcatcagcCGCGACAAAGAAGGCCGGAAAGCCCCTccacacgtcgtcgtcgcagcacgtcgccgccaccaaccCCGCCAATGTCGAGTACGCCGGCATCAAGGGCCGCAACACCATGAcccccgaggccaaggagcgcaTCCGCGACCACGCCAGGAGGATCCAgagctcggccgtcgccagcgaccctgctgccgctgtccgccccgcccccgccccccacTTCCAGGCGCCCCCTCATCAGAACACGGCCGAGTCGCCATATGCCGTCTCTGAGGAGGACCCCAATATCCGCGATGGCTACGACCACTC GTTCATTGGCCTCTCCGGTGGTCAGATCTTCCACGAGATGATGCTCCGCCACGACGTCAAGCAGATCTTTGGATACCCTGGCGGTGCCATTCTCCCCGTGTTCGACGCTATCCATGACTCGCCTCACTTTAACTTTGTCCTCCCCCGCCACGAGCAGGGTGCCGGCCACATGGCCGAGGGTTACGCCCGTATCACTGGCAAGCCcggtgtcgtcctcgtcacctcGGGCCCTGGTGCTACCAACGTCATCACCCCCATGCAGGACGCTCTTTCGGACGGTATCCCCATGGTTGTGTTCTGTGGTCAGGTCGCCACCAACCTGATCGGCTCGGACGCCTTCCAGGAGGCCGACGTTGTCGGTATCTCGCGCAGCTGCACAAAGTGGAACGTCATGGTCAAGGACGTTGCCGAGCTCCCCCGCCGCATCAACGAGGCCTTCAAGATTGCCACCACTGGCCGCCCCGgccccgtgctcgtcgacctgcccAAGgacgtcaccgccgccatcctCCGCACCCCCATCCCCGCCAAGACTGTCCAGCCCGGCAACTCGGCCCTCCCCGCCAACCCCCTGGCCCCCGTTGTCACCAACACTTCGCCTGGCGAGTCGCACCTCATTACCAAGGCTGCCGACCTCATCAACCGCGCCAAGCGCCCCATCATCTACGCTGGTAACGGTGTTCTCTCGTCGCCCGAGGGCCCTGAGCTCCTCCGCCAGCTCTCGGAGATTGGCGACATccccgtcaccaccaccctccaGGGTCTCGGTGCctacgacgagcgcgccgacaagTCGCTCCACATGATCGGCATGCACGGTGCCGCTTACGCCAACTTTGCCATGCAGGAGGCCGACGTTGTCATTGCCCTTGGTGCCCGTTTCGACGACCGTATCACTGGCAAGGTCGACACTTTTGCtcccgccgccaagcaggccgCCCAGGAGGGCACTGGTGGTATCATCCACTTTGAGATCCAGCCCAAGAACATCAACAAGATTATCGAGGCCAACATTCCCATCcttggcgacgtcgtcgcctcgctccgcgaGCTTGTGCCCCAGATCAAGGAGGTCGACCGCTCAGCCTGGATCTCGCGCATCAAGGGCAACAAGGAGAAGTACCCCTTCACCTTCACTCCGTCCAAGGCTGGCGAGCGCATGAAGCCCCAGGAGAttgtcaaggagctcgaccgccaggccgaggccattGGCAAGGAGAAGGTCATCATTTCCACCGGTGTCGGCCAGCACCAGATGTGGGCCTGCCAGTACTACCGCTGGTCTGAGCCTCGCTCGTTCATCTCGTCGGGTGGTCTCGGCACCATGGGCTTTGGTCTTCCCGCCGCTAtcggcgccaaggtcgcTGCGCCGGAGAAGATTgtcgtcgacattgacggTGACGCCTCGTTCTCGATGACGGCCATGGAGCTCCAGACTGCCAACCAGTACAACATTGGTGTCAAGGTGCTCCTGTTCAACAACGAGTTCCAGGGCATGGTCGAGCAGTGGCAGGACCTCTTCTACGAGAACCGCTACTCGCACACTCGCATGTCCAACCCCGACTTCCAAAAGCTCTCCGAGGCCATGGgcgccaaggcgctcaagtgtgagaagaaggaggaccTCCCCCGCCTCATGAAGGAGTTCCTCGAGTACGACAACTCGCGCCCGATCGTGTTCGAGGTCATGGTTTCGTCCGAGCACGTCTACCCCATGGTCCCAGCAGGCAAGGCTCTTCACGAGCAGATcctccaccccctcctccgcggCAAGACTGCCTAG
- the swt1 gene encoding Transcriptional protein swt1 — protein MADDSGMDWEPGVGVRSPSQVLMYLEEQLSGYSTPTGGVTGSGVAASAEHAPSPAVTPAHNADTTATHYLVIDTNVFLSRFDEVRALHDRLAAMSVSAWILLPGRVVAELDGLKSSIKPNPSPARPDESLGETARRATNWLLSIARGQLRGGRGRVRGQKRTEQQAAASKFALASQGAREGDDDILFCCLYFADLGTPVSLWTDDRILSLRAETEHVSTFPANEPLPAIARSLGVEWNGDECMEIDTEPITDAEINEYPIFDRTDLAMPPPNAPREGIKPGEWAREVAAARGNQGPAPRSAFASAMSAVARQPPPGPVTTAVLATPQALTGHLVEQLNALDSSLPPGHELQRPLARSIASARTLNAFFGPPPARGERRVRAGETADAFIVLAQQLAVIGVPGIDVAQWRAVADGVRVL, from the exons atggccgacgacagcggcatGGACTGGGagcccggcgtcggcgtgcgctcgccgtcgcaaGTGCTCATGTACCTCGAGGAGCAGTTAAGCGGGTACTCCACGCCGACCGGCGGCGTCACTGGCTCTGGTGTTgctgccagcgccgagcacgccccctcccccgccgtcACGCCGGCACACAACGCCGACACCACGGCAACCCACTACCTCGTTATCGACACCAACGTCTTCCTGTCCCGcttcgacgaggtgcgcgcgctgcatGACCGCCTGGCGGCGATGAGTGTCTCGGCGTGGATATTGCTGCCTGGGCGCGTGGTTGCTG AACTCGACGGCCTCAAGTCGTCAATCAAGCCCAACCCCTCCCCTGCACGCCCCGACGAGTCGCTGGGCGAaactgcgcgccgcgctacCAACTGGCTCTTGAGCATCGCGCGGGGTCAGctccgaggcggacgagggcgcgtgcgcgggcaGAAGCGCAcagagcagcaggcggccgcgagcaAGTTTGCGCTCGCGTCGCAAGGTGCACgcgaaggcgacgacgacatcctcTTCTGCTGCCTTTACTTCGCGGACCTTGGCACGCCCGTGTCTCTGTGGACCGACGACCGGATCCTCTCGCTCCGCGCAGAGACGGAACACGTTTCTACATTCCCCGCAAACGAACCGCTCCCGGCCATTGCGCGcagcctcggggtcgagtgGAATGGCGACGAGTGCATGGAGATCGACACCGAGCCA ATAACAGACGCCGAGATTAACGAGTATCCAATCTTCGACAGGACAGACCTTGCAATGCCACCGCCCAACGCTCCGCGCGAGGGCATCAAGCCCGGCGAGTGGGCGCGAgaggtcgccgcggcgcgtggcaaCCAGGGCCCAGCGCCGAGATCGGCCTTCGCGTCGGCTatgagcgccgtcgcgcgccagccgccccCAGGCCCAG TGAcgacggccgtgctcgcgacgccgcaAGCGCTCACGGGGCATctggtcgagcagctcaacgcgctcgactcgtcgctgccgcccggACACGAGCTCCAGCGCCCGCTTGCCCGCTCGATCGCATCAGCCCGCACGCTCAACGCGTTCTttggcccgccgcccgcgcgcggaGAACGCCGCGTACGTGCTGGCGAGACGGCGGACGCGTTCatcgtgctcgcgcagcagctcgccgtgATCGGCGTACCCGGCATCGATGTGGCGCAGTGGCGTGCCGTCGCTGACGGCGTCCGAGTCCTGTAG